The following proteins are co-located in the Manihot esculenta cultivar AM560-2 chromosome 9, M.esculenta_v8, whole genome shotgun sequence genome:
- the LOC110622129 gene encoding abscisic acid receptor PYL4 has product MPSNPHKSSLLLHRINTTPTNSTTAASTSACQTRWSPLSCATLIPETVARYHNHVVGPNQCCSFEVQQIAAPVSIVWSVVRRFDNPQAYKHFVKSCHVIVGDGNVGTLREVHVVSGLPAANSTERLEILDDERHVISFSVVGGDHRLANYRSVTTLHPSPAGNGTVLVESYVVDIPPGNTKEDTCVFVDTIVRCNLQSLTQIAENLARNNTSSS; this is encoded by the coding sequence atgcCTTCTAATCCTCACAAGTCCTCACTCCTGCTCCATCGGATCAACACCACCCCAACAAATTCAACCACCGCTGCCTCCACATCTGCCTGCCAGACGCGGTGGTCGCCTCTATCGTGTGCCACCCTGATCCCAGAAACTGTCGCACGCTATCATAACCATGTTGTAGGTCCTAACCAGTGCTGCTCCTTCGAGGTACAGCAGATCGCTGCCCCTGTCTCCATTGTGTGGTCCGTAGTTCGACGATTCGATAACCCTCAAGCTTACAAGCACTTCGTGAAGAGTTGTCACGTAATTGTCGGAGATGGTAACGTGGGTACCCTCCGAGAGGTCCACGTTGTCTCTGGACTCCCTGCAGCTAATAGCACGGAGCGACTGGAGATCCTGGACGACGAACGTCATGTTATTAGCTTCAGCGTCGTTGGTGGGGATCATCGGCTTGCTAATTACAGGTCGGTAACAACCCTCCATCCTTCTCCCGCAGGTAACGGCACCGTACTGGTGGAGTCTTACGTGGTGGATATTCCTCCCGGCAACACGAAGGAGGATACGTGTGTTTTTGTGGACACCATCGTCCGGTGCAACCTGCAGTCACTGACGCAGATCGCAGAGAACTTGGCCAGAAACAATACATCATCATCGtga
- the LOC110623301 gene encoding protein trichome birefringence-like 34 — translation MAPKKHQLQILPAAAANAWGIRTTFHSLIALLVAVLVIITVYLTQNSGELTQDRTTGKSSGDLLSQCNLFSGKWVFDNKTYPLYKEQQCTFMSDQLACQKFGRKDLDYQNWRWQPHQCDLPRFNATALLERLRNKRLMFVGDSLNRGQWVSMVCLVDSSIPPAKKSMHQNGSLAAFKAFEYNATIEFYWAPLLVESNSDDPVNHRVPDRIVRVQAIEKHARHWTDADILVFNTYLWWRRSQMKVLWGSFESPDGIYKPVKMPRVYEMALKTWADWLEVHINRTKTQLFFVSISPTHQKAAEWGGAEDENCYGETEQVFKEGYRGKATCPEMMRVVDRVLDDLKTRGLNVQMINITQLSEYRKEGHPSIYRKQWEPLTEEQISNPKTYADCIHWCLPGVPDVWNQLLYAHIINL, via the exons ATGGCTCCGAAGAAACACCAACTCCAAATTCTTCCAGCAGCAGCCGCCAATGCTTGGGGGATCAGAACCACTTTCCATTCCCTCATTGCCCTCCTCGTCGCTGTTCTCGTCATAATCACCGTTTATCTTACGCAAAACAGTGGAGAGCTCACACAAGACAGGACTACTGGTAAAAGTTCAGGCGACTTGCTTTCCCAGTGCAATTTGTTCTCCGGCAAGTGGGTTTTCGATAACAAAACTTACCCTTTGTACAAAGAACAGCAGTGCACTTTCATGTCTGATCAGTTGGCCTGTCAGAAGTTTGGCAGGAAGGATTTAGACTACCAGAACTGGAGGTGGCAGCCTCACCAATGTGATCTTCCGAG GTTCAATGCCACGGCATTGCTCGAGAGGCTAAGGAACAAGAGGCTTATGTTTGTCGGAGACTCGCTCAACAGAGGTCAATGGGTTTCAATGGTGTGTCTTGTCGACTCCTCCATTCCTCCTGCCAAAAAATCCATGCACCAGAATGGTTCATTGGCAGCCTTCAAGGCCTTC GAATATAATGCAACGATCGAGTTCTACTGGGCTCCGCTGCTAGTGGAATCAAACTCCGATGATCCAGTAAACCACCGTGTACCTGATCGGATTGTGAGAGTTCAGGCAATTGAAAAGCATGCTAGGCATTGGACAGATGCAGATATACTCGTTTTCAATACCTATCTTTGGTGGAGGAGATCCCAAATGAAAGTTCT GTGGGGATCATTCGAAAGCCCAGATGGAATTTACAAACCAGTAAAGATGCCAAGAGTTTATGAAATGGCTTTGAAGACATGGGCCGACTGGCTGGAGGTGCACATTAACCGAACCAAAACACAATTGTTCTTCGTCAGCATTTCACCAACTCACCAAAA GGCTGCAGAGTGGGGAGGAGCTGAAGACGAAAACTGCTACGGCGAAACAGAGCAAGTGTTCAAAGAAGGATACAGAGGAAAAGCGACATGTCCAGAGATGATGAGAGTGGTGGATAGAGTTCTGGATGACCTGAAAACAAGAGGATTGAATGTGCAGATGATAAATATTACGCAGCTCTCAGAATACAGGAAAGAAGGGCATCCATCTATATACAGAAAGCAATGGGAACCCTTAACAGAAGAACAAATATCGAATCCAAAAACTTATGCAGATTGTATACATTGGTGTCTCCCTGGAGTGCCTGATGTCTGGAATCAGCTTCTTTATGCTCATATTATTAATCTTTGA
- the LOC110622456 gene encoding LOW QUALITY PROTEIN: protein BREAST CANCER SUSCEPTIBILITY 2 homolog B (The sequence of the model RefSeq protein was modified relative to this genomic sequence to represent the inferred CDS: deleted 2 bases in 1 codon) yields the protein MSTWKIFSDTGNNFRWEPSGQIIHRRPLHGPNNPPIQPRCSTPRLPSMADVLRQGLSLSLSHYMCRITIFLFLMYVSGVICFVECSPLLENGEEDIEHAPMFRTGLGNSVALKQSSIAKALSILEDNDNAISSGETHSTDNDCGFNNSLFCTGSGKSVNVSSAGLFRAKALLGLENNNDVSISQVFQHPRKSSNSNATEEHEWQGLSHLRMKESTKNSSMESVPRPSLISKASSIGSKLSNVVNQNLLQPELHNSISKPPPIKFHTAGGRSLSVSSDALERAKSLLGDPDFGALLNEEDVVDPALSVYKESRFNDASSTKETDFRAFTYPGTAKSKQISKIFTSPMRLSTKHIQSSLNSENIVSGISLIKKFDAVDDDKFYRLDNTSPFPQRPLSNGSSKTDMVEDKSLEICDVSRINQNVRSSRGPLVDISNTIGTVYTNNEKRRFGRGSSTSPFKRPRSSKFTTPLNRNVSYAPSGLSASSSENSCCRRMISTRYPFQIPRMYMKEYFGVPSSDKGLLEHLADEVRRIKPETAEKYTFCDESGLNYIGGEAFYHMLVQSGASVQYASKQWIANHYKWIVWKLACYERCYPLKSATRFLTVTNVLEELKYRYEREVNHGHRSAIKRILEGDASPSSMLVLCISAICISCEPKIENVAVNGGECTSGAKVELTDGWYSIESLLDVPLSKQLAAGKLFVGQKLRIWGAGLCGWVGPVSPLEAPRTVSLSLHINGTYRAHWSDRLGFCKDAGPPLAFRCIKSNGGLVPRTLVGVARIYPVLYKEKFITGGSIVRTERMEAKTLQSYNQRHSAVVEGIVSEYQRGMKGSYICNDSDSEEGAKILKILETAAEPEVIMAEMSPEQLTSFASYQAKLEAIKQLDMEKAVKKALQDAGLAERDVTPFMRVRVVGLTNYQDKCFPKEGLITIWNPTEKQQNELVEGQAYAVEGLSPVNSDSNTLYLQARGSTTKWRPLSPFTVQRYQPFFSSRVSVLLSNLGEVPLSSEFDTAAYVVHVGEVYTTAQWKRQWVFVTDSSISTLDLEEMSNSLLAISFCSPYIDGDSFTPINYNLAGSTVSFINLIKKAKDQINNLWIAEATENSIYSLSFDSPNCSHLKNAAASAQSWAKTSSLAIDKLKEKVLHIIGDHKG from the exons ATGTCAACGTGGAAGATCTTCTCCGACACCGGGAATAATTTTCGCTGGGAGCCATCCGGTCAAATCATCCACCGCAGGCCCTTACATGGACCAAACAACCCCCCGATTCAACCTCGCTGCTCTACTCCTCGTCTCCCTTCCATGGCCGATGTCCTACGTCaaggtctctctctctct ctctctcattatATGTGCCGCATTACAATATTCTTGTTTTTGATGTACGTATCTGGTGTGATCTGCTTTGTAGAATGTTCGCCGCTTCTAGAAAACGGCGAAGAGGATATCGAGCATGCTCCGATGTTCCGCACAGGATTAGGGAATTCGGTTGCATTGAAACAATCTTCGATTGCGAAAGCGTTGTCTATTCTTGAAGACAATGACAATGCTATCAGCTCTG GTGAAACGCATTCTACAGACAATGATTGTGGATTCAACAACTCCCTGTTCTGTACAGGGTCAGGGAAATCAGTCAATGTCTCTTCTGCTGGTCTTTTCAGAGCCAAGGCATTATTAGGCTTGGAAAATAATAATGATGTCTCCATTTCTCAAGTCTTTCAACATCCAAGGAAATCATCTAATTCTAATGCCACTGAAGAACATGAGTGGCAGGGTTTATCACATTTGAGGATGAAAGAGAGTACGAAAAATAGTTCCATGGAGTCAGTACCAAGGCCATCTTTAATTTCTAAGGCTAGTTCAATTGGAAGCAAATTATCAAATGTGGTTAATCAAAACTTGTTGCAACCTGAGCTGCATAATTCTATTTCCAAGCCGCCTCCCATCAAATTCCATACTGCAGGTGGAAGATCCTTATCTGTTTCTAGTGATGCATTGGAACGTGCAAAGAGTCTTCTTGGTGACCCGGACTTTGGTGCTTTGTTAAATGAAGAAGACGTAGTTGATCCAGCCCTTTCTGTTTACAAAGAGAGTAGGTTCAATGATGCTTCATCCACAAAGGAAACAGATTTTCGCGCTTTTACTTATCCGGGGACTGCAAAAAGCAAGCAAATCTCAAAAATTTTCACATCCCCTATGAGGTTATCTACAAAACACATCCAGTCATCCTTAAATTCAGAAAACATTGTTTCAGGAATTAGCTTGATAAAGAAATTTGATGCAGTTGATGACGACAAATTTTATAGGTTGGATAATACTTCCCCTTTCCCTCAGAGGCCCTTAAGCAACGGGTCTAGTAAAACTGATATGGTAGAAGATAAGTCCTTGGAAATTTGTGACGTTTCAAGGATTAATCAAAATGTAAGGTCATCTAGGGGGCCATTGGTTGACATCTCAAATACCATTGGCACAGTTTACACAAATAATGAGAAGAGGAGATTTGGAAGGGGATCATCAACATCTCCATTCAAGAGGCCCCGTAGCTCCAAATTTACCACCCCTTTGAACAGGAATGTCTCATATGCTCCTAGTG GTTTATCTGCTTCATCTTCTGAAAATTCTTGCTGCAGAAGAATGATTTCCACTAGATATCCTTTTCAGATTCCAAGAATGTATATGAAGGAGTATTTTGGAGTGCCTTCCTCAGACAAAGGCTTG TTGGAGCACTTGGCGGATGAAGTAAGAAGGATCAAACCAGAAACTGCAGAAAAATACACATTTTGTGATGAATCTGGCCTGAATTACATTGGAGGAGAAGCTTTCTACCACATGTTGGTTCAATCAGGAGCTTCAGTACAATATGCTTCTAAACA GTGGATTGCAAATCACTACAAGTGGATAGTTTGGAAACTCGCATGTTATGAGAGATGCTACCCCTTGAAATCTGCCACAAGGTTTTTAACAGTTACCAATGTGCTTGAAGAGCTGAAGTATAG ATATGAAAGAGAAGTGAACCATGGCCACCGCTCTGCAATTAAGAGAATTCTGGAAGGAGATGCATCTCCTTCTTCAATGTTGGTCCTGTGCATTTCAGCTATCTGCATTAGTTGTGAACCAAAGATTGAGAATGTAGCAGTAAATGGAGGTGAATGTACTAGTGGTGCAAAAGTGGAACTAACAGATGGGTG GTATTCAATAGAATCTCTTTTGGATGTACCATTGTCAAAGCAACTTGCCGCAGGAAAACTGTTTGTGGGGCAGAAACTTCGA ATATGGGGAGCTGGATTATGTGGCTGGGTTGGCCCTGTTTCACCTCTTGAG GCACCGAGGACAGTTAGCTTGTCGTTGCACATTAATGGAACTTACAGAGCTCACTGGTCTGACCGATTAGGATTTT GCAAGGATGCTGGTCCTCCTTTGGCATTTAGGTGCATCAAAAGTAATGGGGGTCTCGTCCCTCGGACATTAGTTGGAGTCGCAAGAATATACCCTGTCCTGTACAAGGAAAA ATTTATTACCGGTGGATCAATTGTGAGAACAGAGAGAATGGAGGCTAAAACTCTGCAATCATACAACCAGAG GCATTCTGCTGTTGTAGAAGGCATCGTTTCTGAGTACCAAAGAGGGATGAAAGGGTCTTACATCTGTAATGACAGTGATAGTGAAGAAGGAGCTAAAATTTTGAAGATACTCGAGACAGCAGCAGAACCGGAAGTTATAATGGCAGAGATGAGTCCAGAGCAGCTAACTTCATTTGCCTCTTACCAAGCAAAACTAGAG GCAATAAAGCAATTGGACATGGAGAAGGCAGTTAAGAAAGCTCTGCAAGATGCTGGCTTAGCGGAGAGAGATGTGACCCCATTTATGAGGGTTAGAGTGGTTGGGTTAACTAATTATCAAGACAAGTGCTTTCCTAAAGAGGGCCTGATAACCATTTGGAACCCAACAGAGAAGCAG CAAAATGAGCTGGTTGAGGGACAGGCCTATGCTGTAGAAGGACTGTCACCTGTGAACTCTGACTCGAATACACTATACTTACAAGCAAGAGGATCTACAACCAAATGGCGACCCTTATCTCCCTTCACAGTCCAACGCTACCA GCCCTTTTTCAGTTCTCGAGTGTCTGTATTATTGTCAAATTTGGGTGAAGTTCCTCTTTCCAG TGAATTTGATACAGCTGCATATGTTGTGCATGTGGGAGAGGTTTATACAACTGCACAGTGGAAGAGACAGTGGGTGTTTGTTACTGATAGCTCCATTTCCACCTTAGATTTGGAGGAAATGTCAAATTCTTTACTTGCCATCAGCTTCTGCTCACCATATATAGATGGTGACTCATTCACACCAATCAACTATAATCTTGCAGGATCCACA GTCAGCTTCATTAATCTCATTAAGAAGGCAAAGGACCAAATAAATAACCTCTGGATTGCAGAAGCAAcagaaaattcaatttattcTTTAAGTTTTGATTCTCCAAATTGTTCTCACCTTAAAAATGCTGCTGCTTCTGCACAAAGCTGGGCAAAAACTTCTAGCTTG GCTATTGATAAACTCAAAGAGAAAGTTCTACATATTATTGGCGATCATAAAGGCTAG